The proteins below come from a single Larimichthys crocea isolate SSNF chromosome XIV, L_crocea_2.0, whole genome shotgun sequence genomic window:
- the tmem259 gene encoding membralin isoform X1, producing the protein MSENQANNNNVPLNNNNNNNMGPNRIRNPNMNQNPLINVRDRLFHALFFKMAVTYARLFPPSFRRVFEFFVLLKALFVLFILAYIHIAFSRSPINCLEVVRERWPRDGILRVEIQRNSSRASVFLQYYGSTGLQEELEAEEGGGGVAGAGGGVAGLSLAALLEEEEDEEEMTLEMFDNSSVQFELDIEPRLKPSLIGGDVGGAAGGAAGAGGVNNSQDVSFSQTPKGMQPLKESVSELEMMTRAVWPQEEYIVEYSLEYGFLRLSQSTRQKLNIPVMVVTLDPMKDECFGDGFSRFLLDEFLGYDDILMSSVKALAENEENKGFLRNVVSGEHYRFVSMWMARTSYLAAFVIMVIFTLSVSMLLRYSHHQIFVFIVDLLQMLEMNMTIAFPAAPLLTVILALVGMEAIMSEFFNDTTTAFYIILIVWLADQYDAICCHTNTSKRHWLRFFYLYHFAFYAYHYRFNGQYSSLALVTSWLFIQHSMIYFFHHYELPAILQQIRIQEMLLQNQQAGQANQTALQDNLNNNHSNAAAGPGPGPGPGPAPANTTQPGPNSTQPGPQTGPQPPSSSLAAGGGGEVRSELNWVAQTAAIITEALSTSNQTSSTADPVDGVDGGGGSGGQGSEGPAEVSVVAEFWMGGGGGGGGGGEDPKVVSVEIKTTSGGPEPPPSPPIRGLHPEGAGPSEVAPPQTDCPPSQSPGTDCRQPSPSQAAS; encoded by the exons ATGTCAGAGAACcaggccaacaacaacaacgtccctctcaacaacaacaacaacaacaacatgggaCCCAACCGGATCCGGAACCCCAACATGAACCAGAACCCTCTCATCAACGTCCGGGACCGCCTCTTCCACGCCCTCTTCTTCAAGATGGCCGTCACGTATGCTCGCCTGTTCCCGCCATCCTTCAGGAGAGTCTTTGAGTTCTTCGTCCTGCTCAAG GCGCTATTTGTCCTCTTCATCCTTGCCTACATCCACATTGCCTTCTCTCGCTCGCCCATCAACTGTCTGGAGGTGGTGAGGGAGCGCTGGCCTCGTGACGGCATCCTGCGGGTGGAGATCCAGAGGAACTCCAGCCGAGCCTCTGTCTTCCTGCAGTACTATGGCTCCACGGgtctccaggaggagctggaggctgaggaggggggaggaggtgtagcaggagcaggaggaggtgtagCAGGTCTGAGCCTTGCAGCGctgctggaggaagaggaggatgaggaggagatgaCCCTGGAGATGTTTGACAATAGCTCAGTGCAG TTTGAGCTGGACATCGAACCTCGTCTGAAGCCGTCTCTGATTGGAGGAGAtgttggaggagcagcaggaggagcagcaggagcaggaggagtgaACAACAGTCAGGATGTCTCCTTCAGCCAGACCCCTAAAGGTATGCAGCCGCTGAAGGAGTCAGTGTCTGAGCTGGAGATGATGACCAGAGCAG TGTGGCCTCAGGAGGAGTACATCGTGGAGTATTCTTTGGAGTATGGCTTCCTGCGTTTGTCTCAGAGCACGAGACAGAAACTCAACATCCCCGTCATGGTCGTCACTCTGG acccCATGAAGGACGAGTGTTTTGGTGATGGGTTCAGTCGTTTCCTGCTCGATGAGTTCCTTGGCTATGATGACATCCTGATGTCCAGTGTGAAGGCACTTGCTGAGAACGAGGAGAACAAAG GGTTCCTGAGGAACGTGGTGTCTGGAGAACATTACCGCTTCGTCAGTATGTGGATGGCCAGAACCTCGTACTTGGCCGCCTTCGTTATCATGGTCATATTC actcTGTCGGTGTCCATGCTGCTCAGATACTCTCACCACCAGATCTTCGTCTTCATAG TGGATCTCCTTCAGATGTTGGAGATGAACATGACCATCGCGTTCCCGGCAGCCCCTCTGCTTACTGTCATCCTGGCTCTTGTCG GCATGGAGGCCATCATGTCGGAGTTCTTCAATGACACGACGACGGCCTTCTACATCATCCTCATCGTCTGGTTGGCCGATCAGTACGACGCCATCTGCTGCCACACCAACACCAGTAAACGTCACTGGCTGAG gttcTTCTATCTCTACCACTTTGCCTTCTACGCCTATCATTACCGCTTCAATGGTCAGTACAGCAGCCTGGCCCTCGTCACCTCGTGGCTCTTTATCCAG cACTCCATGATCTACTTCTTCCATCACTACGAGCTGCCTGCCATCCTGCAGCAGATCCGGATCCAGGAGATGCTTCTTCAGAACCAGCAGGCGGGTCAGGCCAACCAGACGGCCCTGCAGGACAACCTTAACAATAACCACAGTAATGCTGCtgcaggaccaggaccaggaccaggaccaggacctgCACCTGCCAACACTACCCAACCTGGACCCAACTCCACCCAGCCAGGTCCTCAGACTGGCCCTCAGCCCCCGTCCTCCTCTCTggcagcaggaggtggaggggaggtgaGGTCGGAGCTAAACTGGGTCGCTCAGACAGCCGCCATCATCACTGAAGCTTTGTCCACCTCCAACCAGACCTCCTCCACCGCTGACCCTGTGGATGGGGTCGACGGAGGAGGAGGGTCAGGCGGTCAGGGGTCAGAAGGACCAGCAGAGGTCAGTGTGGTAGCCGAGTTctggatgggaggaggaggaggtggtggaggaggaggtgaagatcCAAAGGTCGTCTCAGTAGAAATTAAAACCACATCAGGAGGACCCGAGCCTCCACCCAGCCCTCCAATCAGAGGGCTCCATCCTGAGGGGGCGGGGCCATCAGAGGTAGCCCCCCCACAGACAGACTGCCCCCCCTCACAGAGTCCAGGTACAGACTGCAGACAGCCGAGCCCGTCACAGGCGGCGTCCTGA
- the tmem259 gene encoding membralin isoform X2 has product MSENQANNNNVPLNNNNNNNMGPNRIRNPNMNQNPLINVRDRLFHALFFKMAVTYARLFPPSFRRVFEFFVLLKALFVLFILAYIHIAFSRSPINCLEVVRERWPRDGILRVEIQRNSSRASVFLQYYGSTGLQEELEAEEGGGGVAGAGGGVAGLSLAALLEEEEDEEEMTLEMFDNSSVQFELDIEPRLKPSLIGGDVGGAAGGAAGAGGVNNSQDVSFSQTPKVWPQEEYIVEYSLEYGFLRLSQSTRQKLNIPVMVVTLDPMKDECFGDGFSRFLLDEFLGYDDILMSSVKALAENEENKGFLRNVVSGEHYRFVSMWMARTSYLAAFVIMVIFTLSVSMLLRYSHHQIFVFIVDLLQMLEMNMTIAFPAAPLLTVILALVGMEAIMSEFFNDTTTAFYIILIVWLADQYDAICCHTNTSKRHWLRFFYLYHFAFYAYHYRFNGQYSSLALVTSWLFIQHSMIYFFHHYELPAILQQIRIQEMLLQNQQAGQANQTALQDNLNNNHSNAAAGPGPGPGPGPAPANTTQPGPNSTQPGPQTGPQPPSSSLAAGGGGEVRSELNWVAQTAAIITEALSTSNQTSSTADPVDGVDGGGGSGGQGSEGPAEVSVVAEFWMGGGGGGGGGGEDPKVVSVEIKTTSGGPEPPPSPPIRGLHPEGAGPSEVAPPQTDCPPSQSPGTDCRQPSPSQAAS; this is encoded by the exons ATGTCAGAGAACcaggccaacaacaacaacgtccctctcaacaacaacaacaacaacaacatgggaCCCAACCGGATCCGGAACCCCAACATGAACCAGAACCCTCTCATCAACGTCCGGGACCGCCTCTTCCACGCCCTCTTCTTCAAGATGGCCGTCACGTATGCTCGCCTGTTCCCGCCATCCTTCAGGAGAGTCTTTGAGTTCTTCGTCCTGCTCAAG GCGCTATTTGTCCTCTTCATCCTTGCCTACATCCACATTGCCTTCTCTCGCTCGCCCATCAACTGTCTGGAGGTGGTGAGGGAGCGCTGGCCTCGTGACGGCATCCTGCGGGTGGAGATCCAGAGGAACTCCAGCCGAGCCTCTGTCTTCCTGCAGTACTATGGCTCCACGGgtctccaggaggagctggaggctgaggaggggggaggaggtgtagcaggagcaggaggaggtgtagCAGGTCTGAGCCTTGCAGCGctgctggaggaagaggaggatgaggaggagatgaCCCTGGAGATGTTTGACAATAGCTCAGTGCAG TTTGAGCTGGACATCGAACCTCGTCTGAAGCCGTCTCTGATTGGAGGAGAtgttggaggagcagcaggaggagcagcaggagcaggaggagtgaACAACAGTCAGGATGTCTCCTTCAGCCAGACCCCTAAAG TGTGGCCTCAGGAGGAGTACATCGTGGAGTATTCTTTGGAGTATGGCTTCCTGCGTTTGTCTCAGAGCACGAGACAGAAACTCAACATCCCCGTCATGGTCGTCACTCTGG acccCATGAAGGACGAGTGTTTTGGTGATGGGTTCAGTCGTTTCCTGCTCGATGAGTTCCTTGGCTATGATGACATCCTGATGTCCAGTGTGAAGGCACTTGCTGAGAACGAGGAGAACAAAG GGTTCCTGAGGAACGTGGTGTCTGGAGAACATTACCGCTTCGTCAGTATGTGGATGGCCAGAACCTCGTACTTGGCCGCCTTCGTTATCATGGTCATATTC actcTGTCGGTGTCCATGCTGCTCAGATACTCTCACCACCAGATCTTCGTCTTCATAG TGGATCTCCTTCAGATGTTGGAGATGAACATGACCATCGCGTTCCCGGCAGCCCCTCTGCTTACTGTCATCCTGGCTCTTGTCG GCATGGAGGCCATCATGTCGGAGTTCTTCAATGACACGACGACGGCCTTCTACATCATCCTCATCGTCTGGTTGGCCGATCAGTACGACGCCATCTGCTGCCACACCAACACCAGTAAACGTCACTGGCTGAG gttcTTCTATCTCTACCACTTTGCCTTCTACGCCTATCATTACCGCTTCAATGGTCAGTACAGCAGCCTGGCCCTCGTCACCTCGTGGCTCTTTATCCAG cACTCCATGATCTACTTCTTCCATCACTACGAGCTGCCTGCCATCCTGCAGCAGATCCGGATCCAGGAGATGCTTCTTCAGAACCAGCAGGCGGGTCAGGCCAACCAGACGGCCCTGCAGGACAACCTTAACAATAACCACAGTAATGCTGCtgcaggaccaggaccaggaccaggaccaggacctgCACCTGCCAACACTACCCAACCTGGACCCAACTCCACCCAGCCAGGTCCTCAGACTGGCCCTCAGCCCCCGTCCTCCTCTCTggcagcaggaggtggaggggaggtgaGGTCGGAGCTAAACTGGGTCGCTCAGACAGCCGCCATCATCACTGAAGCTTTGTCCACCTCCAACCAGACCTCCTCCACCGCTGACCCTGTGGATGGGGTCGACGGAGGAGGAGGGTCAGGCGGTCAGGGGTCAGAAGGACCAGCAGAGGTCAGTGTGGTAGCCGAGTTctggatgggaggaggaggaggtggtggaggaggaggtgaagatcCAAAGGTCGTCTCAGTAGAAATTAAAACCACATCAGGAGGACCCGAGCCTCCACCCAGCCCTCCAATCAGAGGGCTCCATCCTGAGGGGGCGGGGCCATCAGAGGTAGCCCCCCCACAGACAGACTGCCCCCCCTCACAGAGTCCAGGTACAGACTGCAGACAGCCGAGCCCGTCACAGGCGGCGTCCTGA
- the LOC104936611 gene encoding uncharacterized protein LOC104936611: MGNMLKPVQDLSQALKRRASVQTRMNEPVVQDVVQDVVQGAVQGAVQEVAQEDLLQAELAKLQQVDLWRVQWGLSQNLLPDFPPVPPHWLRSADATSTAKTMLKCYHEQGALAMLNAVLTMIGLGHRVNYTAELPRPRLILAPKPDPDFVQTWRRKLISRMQQPDIVLDCLQDSGILKTANREAINIFAAHKEKNRALVDLVLRKGDEAQQVFYKALSQSEPFLLQELEGSPIRIKNPSEMSVLAEMLEFLVSEELRCFQWLVSHMTDDSCSPIGGEQLQHADRPTTQRLLGEYFGSEQGETVAKNILLKIVPMLSVCLRGKAVTSQSSSNIRSDMSMDTSVVEITPEVFKDGNMFRLRCFQPGIFHCRETGLLFAGVGDVVYQVIPWDVDFLSSKGLRPAGPLFRFTVITGSFHQLYLPHCQLTSDDALKLSVAHVTGDSVDFITPGQVTEHHVIIDVSGFSCFGLVMPVASNSPISGLVLIFSQLSTRSLFILLLQRNVNLPQVIKDWKQRSGAEYVETIPDCELIPNQMYKLSAEPITFIQPESSKFVNFSDYNNFLASFQVQLAADVRRVELQLMRSVTPLPLIGWLFGSIESVVWRQVVQMGVASSLSTEVCVPESADVKLLLINILNTLVMEDLKTFQRFLGLQSDPIPISRLEGQDRIRTVDLMVQQYHTEGAKEVTEKILKRMNYNNLAEKLQRT, translated from the exons ATGGGTAATATGTTGAAGCCTGTTCAGGACTTATCTCAGGCCCTGAAGAGAAGGGCAAGTGTTCAAACGAGGATGAATGAGCCGGTGGTCCAGGATGTGGTCCAAGATGTGGTCCAGGGGGCGGTTCAGGGGGCGGTCCAGGAGGTGGCCCAGGAGGACCTGCTGCAGGCAGAGCTGGCAAAGTTGCAACAGGTAGATCTGTGGAGGGTCCAATGGGGTCTCAGTCAGAACCTCCTGCCGGACTTTCCCCCTGTGCCCCCACACTGGCTCCGATCTGCTGACGCCACCAGCACTGCCAAAACCATGTTGAAGTGTTACCATGAGCAGGGGGCACTGGCGATGCTGAATGCGGTCCTGACAATGATCGGCCTTGGTCATCGGGTCAACTACACTGCAGAActaccaagaccaagacttatACTGGCTCCAAAACCTGATCCAGACTTTGTGCAAACCTGGCGCAGGAAGCTAATCAGCAGGATGCAGCAGCCGGACATTGTCTTGGACTGCCTGCAGGACTCCGGGATCCTGAAAACTGCAAACAGGGAGGCCATCAACATCTTTGCAGCACACAAGGAGAAGAACCGGGCTCTGGTGGACCTGGTCCTGAGAAAGGGGGATGAAGCCCAACAGGTGTTCTACAAGgccctcagccaatcagagccgTTCTTACTGCAGGAACTGGAAGGAAGTCCAATCAGGATCAAG AATCCTTCAGAGATGTCAGTCCTTGCAGAGATGTTGGAGTTTCTGGTCTCAGAGGAGCTCAGATGTTTCCAGTGGTTagtcagtcacatgactgatgatAGCTGCTCTCCTATTGGTGGAGAGCAGCTACAACATGCAGACAGGCCAACAACACAAAGACTTCTGGGAGAATATTTTGGATCAGAACAGGGGGAGACGGTTGCCAAGAACATCCTGCTGAAGATTGTGCCAATGCTCA GTGTCTGTCTGCGAGGAAaagcagtgacatcacagagttCGAGTAACATCAGATCAGACATGAGCATGGACACATCAGTG GTCGAGATCACACCTGAAGTCTTCAAGGACGGAAACATGTTCAG GTTGCGTTGCTTCCAGCCGGGCATTTTCCATTGCCGTGAGACCGGCCTGCTGTTTGCGGGCGTTGGTGACGTGGTCTACCAGGTGATACCCTGGGACGTGGACTTTCTATCCTCTAAAGGTCTGAGGCCGGCTGGACCACTGTTCAGGTTCACAGTGATAACAGGAAGCTTCCACCAACTCTACCTGCCGCACTGTCAGCTGACTTCAG ATGATGCTCTGAAGTTGTCTGTAGCTCATGTCACTGGGGACAGCGTGGACTTCATCACACCTGGTCAGGTGACAGAGCATCATGTGATCATTGATGTCTCTGGATTCTCATGTTTTGGTCTTGTGATGCCGGTGGCGTCCAACAGTCCAATCAGTGGCCTCGTGCTAATCTTCTCTCAGCTGAGTACCCGCTCACtgttcatcctgctgctgcagcgcaACGTCAACCTCCCTCAG GTGATAAAAGACTGGAAGCAACGGAGTGGAGCCGAGTATGTAGAGACAATACCAGACTGCGAGCTGATCCCGAACCAGATGTACAAACTGAGTGCAGAGCCGATCACATTCATCCAGCCAGAG agttCAAAGTTCGTGAACTTCAGCGACTACAACAACTTCCTGGCTTCGTTTCAGGTGCAGCTGGCAGCTGACGTCAGGAGGGTGGAGCTACAGCTGATGAGATCCGTGACTCCACtccctctgattggctggctaTTTGGCTCCATAGAGTCTGTGGTTTGGCGCCAAGTTGTCCAGATGGGAG tggcctcatctctctccactGAAG TTTGTGTCCCAGAGTCTGCCGATGTGAAACTCCTGCTCATCAACATACTCAACACTCTTGTGATGGAGGACTTAAAAACCTTCCAGCGTTTCCTGGGTTTGCAGTCTGATCCAATCCCCATCAGCCGGCTGGAGGGACAAGACAGGATCAGAACCGTGGACTTGATGGTACAGCAGTACCACACTGAGGGGGCCAAAGAGGTCACAGAGAAGATCCTGAAGAGAATGAACTACAACAATCTGGCAGAGAAGCTGCAGAGGACCTGA